Proteins encoded in a region of the Moritella marina ATCC 15381 genome:
- the ruvC gene encoding crossover junction endodeoxyribonuclease RuvC, which produces MSIILGIDPGSRITGYGVIQHIHGKFQYLGSGCIRTSGENLPERLKQIHAGVCEIIIQFQPDKFAIEDVFMGKNAASALKLGQARGAAIVAAVSNDLEVGEYTARQIKQAVVGNGGADKEQVQQMVVNLLKLGGTPQADAADGLAVALCHAQSLRTLINMAGKVKGTARGRFN; this is translated from the coding sequence ATGAGTATTATTCTTGGCATTGATCCAGGTTCTCGCATTACCGGGTATGGTGTGATCCAACATATACACGGAAAATTTCAATATTTAGGTAGTGGTTGTATCCGTACCTCGGGTGAAAACCTACCAGAACGCTTAAAGCAAATTCACGCTGGTGTGTGTGAAATCATTATCCAATTTCAACCAGATAAATTTGCCATAGAAGATGTGTTCATGGGTAAAAATGCCGCGTCAGCATTAAAATTGGGTCAGGCTCGTGGCGCAGCTATCGTCGCGGCGGTATCTAATGATCTTGAGGTTGGTGAATATACCGCGCGTCAGATCAAGCAAGCTGTGGTTGGGAACGGTGGTGCTGATAAAGAGCAAGTTCAGCAAATGGTGGTTAATTTACTCAAGCTCGGTGGAACGCCGCAAGCGGATGCTGCAGATGGACTCGCGGTGGCGTTATGTCATGCGCAGAGTTTACGTACCCTGATTAATATGGCGGGTAAAGTGAAGGGTACTGCGCGTGGTCGCTTTAACTAA
- the ruvA gene encoding Holliday junction branch migration protein RuvA, giving the protein MIGRLRGTLLEKQPPEILLEVNGVGYEVQLPMSCFYELGDVDSEVIVYTHFVVREDAQLLYGFNNKMERLMFRELIKVNGVGPKLALAILSGMTANQFAHCVEHDDINSLIKLPGVGKKTAERLLVEMRDRLKNWVTQDLFTPEADKAQLQGYGNTASNAIEEAEEALVGLGYKPAQVAKMIKKVAQPSMSCEDIIRLSLRATLQN; this is encoded by the coding sequence GTGATTGGACGTTTACGTGGCACTTTACTAGAAAAACAACCACCCGAGATCTTATTAGAAGTAAATGGTGTCGGTTATGAAGTTCAACTGCCTATGAGCTGTTTTTACGAGCTTGGTGATGTTGACAGCGAAGTGATCGTTTACACCCATTTTGTGGTGCGAGAAGACGCCCAATTACTTTACGGTTTTAATAACAAAATGGAACGTTTAATGTTCCGTGAATTGATTAAAGTAAATGGTGTGGGACCTAAATTAGCGCTCGCTATCTTATCGGGTATGACGGCCAATCAATTTGCTCACTGTGTTGAACATGATGATATCAATAGCTTAATTAAATTACCGGGGGTCGGCAAAAAGACAGCAGAGCGTTTATTGGTTGAAATGCGTGACCGTTTGAAGAATTGGGTTACTCAAGATTTATTTACTCCTGAAGCCGATAAAGCGCAATTACAGGGTTATGGTAATACTGCATCGAATGCGATTGAGGAAGCGGAAGAAGCCTTGGTTGGTTTAGGTTATAAACCGGCGCAAGTCGCTAAAATGATCAAAAAAGTTGCCCAGCCAAGTATGAGCTGTGAAGATATCATTCGTCTGTCATTACGCGCCACATTACAGAATTAA